A genomic segment from Tessaracoccus defluvii encodes:
- a CDS encoding LysM peptidoglycan-binding domain-containing protein — MRALRALGALLLLGVLLLGVPWFLARFTEPGYLLEADWRTALTVALESRLLLALLGAVAWLAWGWLALTVIAEAISLASRARIRIRVPGTAWARPAVAALILAAVAAPQATVAVADPVDIAAPPPEGVSSAVVTATPVQASADGARRYVVQPGDELWSVAEAELGAGERWRVIADLNPGLDVNARLEPGSTLRLPEAAPAPAPTDQVVVVQRGDTLWDLADSELGDPTRWPEIFELNRDQIADPDEIDTGWVLALPADAATPAGPVPAAAPEPPPAPVAAPPGLPTSPPGLPTSPTDLQPGTPPTVPAPPTTPAPPTATPAVATARPDPAGQVSQPDVQTGSADLAPVGAAAAVGSLLAGGVIGVVATRRRAQLLARAIGRRLIPASPRTAAFWTALARRAEDDDQQVPEDATPTTVVVGWEGETPVTVDLEARRLTLATGPRAAELLGATITTLACAPWADTVELVVVGDPAWANALDDPRVSGLPDADAGLRHLLRTCSERRLALGADTLASRRRGPEGDAWHGVVYVFASLTAAELDGVGDALALGEVGVAVLGRTAAPPHLPAAVIRVDDDTATLDGRTFAPQLLPDPARHALLDLFAVTGSLDTEAAPWWHRPAMPPNVLPLTRSVPSEERPMPPPNAVPVHPTLLLLGEVELLATAGDEPNRATGQCMEYCAWLLANPGSTAATMTDDLLVAETTRRSNMSRLRTWLGTADDGVAYLPDAYSGRIRLDPRVSSDWEQFQALLAGGVNVATGASLREALRLVRGEPFGSRAFQWHWAHQLQADIVSTVVDAACVLADRALEHDDQEMALWAVGRARLASPESDLLAVREIDALAAAGRHDELQRAIVALNRSTRSTGRDLPVELARRVQRAIHLGVTRATAGP, encoded by the coding sequence ATGAGGGCCCTGCGCGCCCTCGGGGCGCTGCTGCTGCTGGGCGTGTTGCTGCTCGGTGTGCCGTGGTTCCTCGCCCGGTTCACCGAGCCGGGCTATCTGCTCGAGGCCGACTGGCGCACAGCCCTCACCGTGGCTCTGGAGAGCCGGCTGCTGCTGGCGCTGCTCGGTGCGGTCGCCTGGCTGGCGTGGGGATGGTTGGCGCTGACGGTGATCGCTGAGGCGATCTCGCTCGCCAGCCGGGCGCGGATCCGGATCCGCGTCCCGGGCACGGCCTGGGCACGGCCGGCGGTGGCCGCCCTGATCCTCGCTGCCGTCGCGGCGCCGCAGGCGACGGTGGCCGTCGCCGATCCGGTCGACATCGCGGCCCCTCCCCCAGAGGGAGTCTCCTCTGCCGTCGTCACGGCCACCCCGGTGCAGGCCTCCGCCGACGGGGCACGCCGGTACGTGGTGCAGCCGGGCGACGAGTTGTGGTCCGTCGCCGAGGCAGAACTCGGCGCCGGCGAGCGCTGGCGGGTCATCGCCGATCTCAATCCGGGGCTCGACGTCAACGCCCGGCTCGAACCGGGCAGCACGCTACGGCTTCCCGAGGCTGCTCCGGCACCCGCCCCCACCGATCAGGTGGTCGTCGTCCAGCGTGGCGACACCCTGTGGGATCTGGCCGACAGCGAGTTGGGCGATCCGACCCGTTGGCCGGAGATCTTCGAGCTGAACCGCGACCAGATCGCCGATCCCGACGAAATCGACACCGGCTGGGTCCTCGCCCTCCCCGCCGACGCGGCCACCCCCGCGGGGCCGGTGCCCGCCGCCGCCCCGGAGCCGCCGCCTGCTCCGGTCGCCGCCCCGCCCGGCCTGCCGACCTCCCCGCCCGGCCTGCCGACCTCCCCGACCGACCTCCAGCCCGGTACTCCCCCCACCGTGCCCGCGCCACCCACGACGCCCGCACCGCCGACGGCGACGCCGGCCGTCGCGACGGCGCGACCGGACCCCGCCGGCCAGGTGTCGCAGCCCGACGTGCAGACCGGCTCGGCGGACCTCGCCCCCGTCGGTGCGGCTGCCGCCGTCGGCTCGCTCCTGGCCGGTGGCGTGATCGGCGTCGTCGCCACCCGGCGACGCGCACAGTTGCTCGCCCGCGCCATCGGCAGGCGGCTCATTCCGGCATCGCCGCGCACCGCCGCGTTCTGGACCGCACTGGCCCGGCGGGCCGAGGACGACGACCAGCAGGTCCCGGAGGACGCCACCCCGACCACCGTGGTCGTCGGCTGGGAAGGGGAGACGCCCGTCACGGTCGATCTCGAGGCCCGCCGGCTCACCCTCGCCACCGGCCCGCGCGCCGCCGAACTGCTGGGCGCGACGATCACGACACTCGCGTGCGCCCCCTGGGCCGACACCGTCGAGTTGGTCGTGGTGGGCGACCCGGCGTGGGCGAACGCCCTGGACGATCCCCGTGTGTCCGGCCTGCCCGACGCGGACGCAGGGCTCCGGCACCTGCTGCGGACCTGCTCGGAGCGGCGCCTGGCGCTCGGGGCCGACACCCTCGCCTCACGCCGTCGCGGTCCGGAGGGCGACGCCTGGCACGGCGTCGTCTACGTGTTCGCTTCGCTGACTGCGGCCGAACTCGACGGCGTGGGTGACGCGCTCGCCCTGGGCGAGGTCGGCGTCGCCGTCCTCGGCCGCACGGCCGCGCCGCCCCACCTGCCCGCAGCCGTCATCCGGGTGGACGACGACACGGCCACCCTCGACGGCCGGACGTTCGCACCGCAACTGCTCCCGGATCCGGCCCGCCACGCGCTGCTTGATCTGTTCGCCGTCACCGGCTCGCTCGACACCGAGGCCGCGCCCTGGTGGCACCGCCCGGCGATGCCGCCCAACGTGCTCCCCCTCACCCGCAGCGTGCCATCCGAGGAGCGCCCGATGCCACCACCGAACGCCGTCCCCGTCCATCCGACGCTGCTGCTGCTCGGGGAGGTCGAGCTCCTCGCCACCGCCGGCGACGAACCCAACCGCGCCACCGGCCAGTGCATGGAGTACTGCGCCTGGCTGCTGGCCAACCCGGGATCCACCGCCGCGACCATGACCGACGACCTCCTGGTCGCCGAGACCACCCGCCGCTCCAACATGAGCCGGCTCCGCACCTGGCTCGGCACCGCCGACGACGGGGTCGCCTACCTGCCGGACGCCTACTCCGGCCGCATCCGCCTCGATCCGCGGGTCTCCTCCGACTGGGAGCAGTTCCAGGCGCTCCTGGCCGGCGGGGTGAACGTGGCGACGGGTGCCTCGCTGCGGGAGGCACTCCGGCTGGTGCGCGGCGAGCCCTTCGGGAGCCGCGCCTTCCAGTGGCACTGGGCCCACCAGCTGCAGGCCGACATCGTCTCGACGGTGGTCGACGCCGCCTGCGTCCTGGCGGACCGGGCCCTCGAGCACGACGACCAGGAGATGGCCCTGTGGGCGGTGGGTCGGGCGCGGCTCGCGAGCCCCGAGAGCGACCTGCTCGCCGTGCGGGAGATCGACGCCCTCGCAGCGGCCGGTCGACACGACGAGCTGCAGCGCGCCATCGTCGCCCTCAACCGCTCGACGCGATCCACGGGGCGCGACCTGCCGGTCGAGCTGGCCCGCCGGGTCCAGCGGGCGATCCACCTCGGCGTCACCCGGGCGACAGCCGGGCCGTAG
- a CDS encoding MFS transporter translates to MRDNRNSMAWIVWGVGVFAYSVTVMQRTALGVAGLEAADHFRTTPGVVSTLVVVQLFSYAFAQVPIGVLLDRYGSRIMLTAGSLVVAASQVLLGVADDLPLAYLARILLGIGDACMFSSVLRLLPRWFAPARVPVLQQVTGVFAAMGQIASVVLVLPLINGLGWQPGLLIAASLSVIGAAAAAAWVRNAPYGEEVNVVDEPFSKIPRAVASVTRHPATQLGFWVHFTSGFSTNAFLFMWGMPYLIVGQGMTQLEASAYFTLLSVAMAGSGPILGALTARHPLRRSNLALIMIGALIAAWAMVLAWPGRAPTIALVALVLLIAVNGPTTGIGFDFTRTNLPHARLGAANGVVNMGGFIGGTTLVLLMGFFLDQIAGGQAYTADHLRLAWLLQIPFFVVGIAGLLLSRRSLRRRMAAEGIIVPSWREVVERIRSKRAGGDA, encoded by the coding sequence GTGCGCGACAACCGGAACTCGATGGCGTGGATCGTCTGGGGCGTCGGCGTCTTCGCGTACAGCGTCACGGTGATGCAGCGCACCGCGCTCGGCGTCGCCGGGCTCGAGGCCGCCGACCATTTCCGCACCACGCCCGGCGTCGTCTCGACCCTGGTCGTCGTGCAGCTCTTCAGCTACGCGTTCGCCCAGGTGCCCATCGGTGTCCTCCTCGACCGCTACGGTTCCCGCATCATGCTGACGGCGGGGTCGCTCGTCGTGGCGGCCTCGCAGGTCCTCCTCGGCGTCGCTGACGACCTGCCGCTCGCCTACCTTGCGCGCATCCTGCTCGGGATCGGCGATGCCTGCATGTTCTCGTCGGTGCTGCGACTGCTGCCGCGCTGGTTCGCCCCGGCCCGGGTGCCCGTGCTGCAGCAGGTCACGGGCGTCTTCGCCGCGATGGGGCAGATCGCATCGGTCGTGCTGGTCCTTCCGCTCATCAACGGGCTCGGCTGGCAGCCGGGGCTGCTGATCGCCGCCAGCCTCAGCGTCATCGGGGCCGCCGCCGCGGCGGCCTGGGTGCGCAACGCCCCGTACGGCGAGGAGGTCAACGTCGTCGACGAGCCCTTCAGCAAGATCCCGCGGGCCGTCGCCAGCGTCACCCGGCATCCCGCGACGCAGCTGGGGTTCTGGGTGCACTTCACGTCAGGCTTCTCCACCAACGCGTTCCTGTTCATGTGGGGAATGCCGTACCTCATCGTGGGCCAGGGGATGACGCAGCTCGAGGCGTCGGCGTACTTCACGCTGTTGTCCGTCGCGATGGCGGGATCCGGTCCGATCCTCGGCGCGCTGACGGCGCGGCACCCGTTGAGACGCAGCAACCTGGCCCTGATCATGATCGGGGCGCTCATCGCGGCGTGGGCGATGGTGCTCGCCTGGCCCGGACGCGCGCCCACCATCGCCCTGGTGGCCCTCGTCCTGCTCATCGCCGTCAACGGCCCCACCACCGGCATCGGCTTCGACTTCACCCGCACGAACCTGCCCCACGCCCGCCTCGGCGCGGCCAACGGGGTGGTCAACATGGGTGGCTTCATCGGCGGCACGACGCTGGTCCTGTTGATGGGTTTCTTCCTCGATCAGATCGCCGGCGGCCAGGCCTATACCGCCGACCATCTGCGGCTGGCGTGGCTCCTGCAGATTCCGTTCTTCGTCGTCGGGATCGCCGGTCTGCTGCTGAGCCGTCGGAGCCTGCGCCGGCGAATGGCGGCGGAGGGGATCATCGTGCCCAGCTGGCGCGAGGTGGTCGAGAGGATCCGTAGCAAGAGAGCAGGCGGAGACGCGTGA
- a CDS encoding ABC transporter permease, producing MTATASSTQRRSPRSAWVIVAKREILSQLQSKAFWVGTLSTIAIVVVAFFVSTLMGTGAGDPTRIAVTSEQGAAVVAQAQQDGRNVEAVRVDPASVEQTVRDGEADAALTFSETGGWTLAVMRLMDTPDLNEAVRTVQIESNAMAAGVDPSAMLANSTVSVVPLDGDESGAMAIFVATFAFSILFMLSAVSYGMQIAQSVVTEKESRIVEILAAAVPIRSLLVGKVVGNTLMALGQVLLFVCTALVALSFSEYRSMIALIAPVAGWFTLFFLVGFASLACLWAGAGAMATRVQDLNQTTTPLTMVVMLVYFGGIMAKGTLAEILSYVPIASTVMMPGRLLTGEAGWLEALLALAVSVGFMVVAIWFGVRIYRRGLLQTNAVMSFKDAFTRAS from the coding sequence ATGACTGCCACCGCTTCATCCACGCAGAGGAGGTCCCCGCGGTCGGCGTGGGTCATCGTCGCGAAGCGCGAGATCCTCTCCCAGCTGCAGAGCAAGGCGTTCTGGGTGGGGACGCTGTCGACCATCGCGATCGTCGTCGTCGCCTTCTTCGTCTCGACGCTGATGGGCACCGGCGCCGGCGACCCCACCAGAATTGCCGTCACCTCGGAGCAGGGTGCGGCCGTCGTCGCGCAGGCCCAGCAGGACGGCCGCAACGTCGAAGCGGTCCGGGTGGACCCGGCCAGCGTCGAGCAGACTGTGCGCGACGGCGAGGCCGACGCGGCGCTGACCTTCTCCGAGACCGGGGGGTGGACCCTGGCCGTCATGAGACTGATGGACACCCCCGACCTGAACGAGGCCGTCCGGACCGTCCAGATCGAGAGCAATGCCATGGCGGCGGGCGTCGACCCGTCGGCGATGCTGGCCAACAGCACCGTCAGCGTCGTGCCCCTCGACGGCGACGAATCGGGGGCGATGGCCATCTTCGTCGCCACCTTCGCCTTCTCGATCCTGTTCATGCTGTCGGCTGTCAGCTACGGCATGCAGATCGCGCAGAGCGTCGTCACGGAGAAGGAGTCCCGCATCGTCGAGATCCTCGCCGCGGCCGTCCCGATCCGCTCGCTGCTCGTCGGCAAGGTGGTCGGGAACACGTTGATGGCGCTCGGGCAGGTGCTGCTGTTCGTCTGCACAGCGCTGGTCGCCCTGTCCTTCAGCGAGTACCGCTCGATGATCGCCCTCATCGCCCCGGTCGCGGGCTGGTTCACGCTGTTCTTCCTCGTGGGCTTCGCCTCGCTCGCCTGCCTGTGGGCGGGTGCGGGCGCCATGGCGACCCGGGTGCAGGACCTGAACCAGACGACCACGCCGCTGACCATGGTCGTGATGCTGGTCTACTTCGGCGGAATCATGGCGAAGGGCACCCTCGCCGAGATCCTCTCCTACGTGCCGATCGCCTCCACGGTGATGATGCCGGGCCGGCTGTTGACGGGGGAGGCGGGCTGGCTCGAGGCGCTGCTCGCGCTCGCCGTGTCGGTGGGTTTCATGGTCGTCGCCATCTGGTTCGGGGTGCGGATCTACCGCCGCGGGCTGCTGCAGACCAACGCGGTGATGTCGTTCAAGGACGCCTTCACCAGGGCGAGCTGA
- a CDS encoding GPGG-motif small membrane protein produces MATLLWILAAVLVISGIFALVRKQVLWGIVLIVVGLIVGPGGVSIFT; encoded by the coding sequence ATGGCTACGTTGCTTTGGATCCTGGCCGCGGTGCTGGTGATCTCCGGGATCTTTGCGCTGGTGCGCAAGCAGGTTCTCTGGGGGATCGTCCTGATCGTCGTCGGCCTCATCGTCGGCCCCGGCGGCGTGAGCATCTTCACCTGA
- a CDS encoding NAD(P)-dependent alcohol dehydrogenase: protein MPEVAAYAIDSPTGRYARTTITRREPGPTEVFFDIAYAGICHSDIHTARGEWGPVNYPLVPGHEIAGVVAKIGSEVTKFKVGDRVGVGCFVDSCGECDMCRQGEEQFCTSRPGTVWTYASTGRDGLPTAGGYSQGITVEQDYLMRVPDSMPLEEAAPLMCAGITTYNPLKRWGAGPGKRVGIVGMGGLGHMGVQFAAAMGAETIVLGRTLSKREDGLRLGATDYVSTQDAAAMKSLRGSFDLILSTISDGIELDSVIKLLKAHGVLVNVGLPEHPSTFKLGELTGQARVLAGSNIGGIGETQEMLDFCAEKGISPIIEIIPAPQINEAYDNVVASKVRYRYVIDASTISE from the coding sequence ATGCCAGAAGTTGCCGCCTACGCCATCGATTCGCCGACCGGCCGCTACGCCAGGACGACGATCACTCGGCGCGAGCCGGGACCGACGGAGGTGTTCTTCGACATCGCCTATGCAGGCATCTGCCACTCGGACATCCACACCGCTCGCGGCGAGTGGGGCCCGGTCAACTACCCGCTCGTCCCCGGACACGAGATCGCGGGCGTCGTCGCCAAGATCGGCTCCGAGGTGACGAAGTTCAAGGTCGGCGACCGCGTCGGCGTCGGCTGCTTCGTCGACTCCTGCGGCGAATGCGACATGTGCCGCCAGGGTGAGGAGCAGTTCTGCACCAGCCGCCCCGGCACCGTCTGGACCTACGCCAGCACCGGCCGCGACGGCCTCCCCACCGCGGGTGGCTACTCGCAGGGCATCACCGTCGAGCAGGACTACCTCATGCGGGTGCCGGACTCGATGCCTCTCGAGGAGGCCGCGCCGCTCATGTGCGCCGGCATCACCACCTACAACCCGCTCAAGCGCTGGGGCGCAGGCCCGGGCAAGCGCGTCGGCATCGTCGGCATGGGCGGCCTCGGCCACATGGGTGTCCAGTTCGCCGCGGCCATGGGCGCCGAGACGATCGTGCTGGGCCGGACGCTGTCGAAGCGCGAGGACGGCCTGCGCCTGGGCGCCACGGACTACGTCTCGACGCAGGACGCCGCCGCCATGAAGAGCCTGCGCGGCAGCTTCGACCTGATCCTGTCGACCATCTCGGACGGCATCGAGCTCGACTCCGTGATCAAGCTCCTTAAGGCGCACGGGGTGCTGGTCAACGTCGGCCTCCCCGAGCACCCGTCGACGTTCAAGCTGGGCGAGCTGACGGGCCAGGCCCGCGTGCTGGCCGGGTCGAACATCGGCGGCATCGGCGAGACCCAGGAGATGCTCGACTTCTGTGCCGAGAAGGGGATCTCGCCGATCATCGAGATCATCCCGGCGCCGCAGATCAACGAGGCCTACGACAACGTCGTGGCGTCGAAGGTGCGCTACCGCTACGTGATCGACGCGTCGACAATCTCAGAGTGA
- a CDS encoding CsbD family protein, giving the protein MGLDDKAKIAAQDAAGKVKEGVGDLTDNERLEAEGKADQTAAAVKKKVEEAKDAVRDKLR; this is encoded by the coding sequence ATGGGTCTCGATGACAAGGCCAAGATTGCTGCGCAGGATGCGGCAGGCAAGGTGAAGGAAGGGGTCGGCGATCTCACCGACAACGAGCGTCTGGAAGCGGAAGGCAAGGCTGACCAGACCGCCGCGGCGGTGAAGAAGAAGGTCGAAGAGGCCAAGGACGCCGTACGTGACAAGTTGCGCTGA
- a CDS encoding S-(hydroxymethyl)mycothiol dehydrogenase, giving the protein MQQVKAVVALAKGEPVTLQTINIPDPGPGEAVVKVQACGVCHTDVHYRDGGINDDFPFLLGHEAAGIVEAVGLGVTEIEPGDFVVLNWRAVCGNCRACGRGEPQYCFNTHNATQKMTLADGELAGTELTPALGIGAFAEKTLVAAGQCTKVDPRARPAAVGLLGCGVMAGLGAAINTGNVGRGKTVAVIGCGGVGMAAIAGSVLAGASKVIAVDIDDRKLERARTFGATHTVNSRQADPVAAIKEICGANGADGADVVIEAVGRPETYEQAFYARDLAGTVVLVGVPTPEMKVPDLPLIDVFGRGGSLKSSWYGDCLPSRDFPMLTDLYLQGRLDLDAFVSEEIGIGDVEAAFTKIHDGDVLRSVVIL; this is encoded by the coding sequence ATGCAGCAAGTCAAAGCCGTCGTCGCCCTCGCCAAGGGTGAGCCGGTCACCCTCCAGACCATCAACATCCCCGACCCCGGGCCCGGAGAGGCCGTCGTCAAGGTGCAGGCCTGCGGCGTGTGTCACACCGATGTGCACTACCGCGACGGGGGAATCAACGACGACTTCCCGTTCCTGCTCGGACATGAGGCCGCCGGCATCGTCGAGGCGGTGGGGCTGGGCGTCACCGAGATCGAGCCCGGCGACTTCGTGGTGCTCAACTGGCGGGCCGTGTGCGGCAACTGTCGCGCCTGTGGCCGGGGCGAGCCGCAGTACTGCTTCAACACGCACAACGCGACCCAGAAGATGACGTTGGCCGACGGCGAACTGGCCGGGACCGAACTCACCCCGGCGCTCGGCATCGGCGCCTTCGCCGAGAAGACCCTCGTCGCGGCCGGCCAGTGCACGAAGGTCGATCCGCGGGCGAGGCCCGCGGCCGTCGGACTGCTCGGCTGCGGCGTCATGGCTGGCCTCGGCGCGGCGATCAACACCGGCAACGTGGGCCGCGGCAAGACCGTCGCCGTCATCGGCTGCGGCGGCGTAGGCATGGCGGCCATCGCCGGCTCCGTGCTGGCCGGCGCCAGCAAGGTGATCGCCGTCGACATCGACGACCGCAAGCTGGAACGCGCCCGCACGTTCGGCGCCACCCACACCGTCAACTCCCGGCAGGCCGACCCCGTCGCCGCCATCAAGGAGATCTGCGGCGCCAACGGGGCGGACGGCGCCGACGTCGTCATCGAGGCCGTCGGCCGACCCGAGACCTACGAGCAGGCGTTCTACGCCCGCGACCTGGCCGGCACCGTCGTCCTCGTCGGCGTGCCGACCCCCGAGATGAAGGTGCCCGACCTGCCGCTGATCGACGTGTTCGGCCGCGGCGGCTCCCTCAAATCGTCCTGGTACGGCGACTGCCTGCCCAGCCGCGACTTCCCGATGCTCACCGACCTGTACCTGCAGGGACGCCTCGACCTCGACGCGTTCGTCAGCGAGGAGATCGGCATCGGCGACGTCGAGGCCGCCTTCACCAAGATTCACGACGGCGACGTGCTGCGATCGGTCGTGATCCTGTGA
- a CDS encoding SAF domain-containing protein, translated as MHKPQRPTKPDLTPPTTPRPETVQLRARRSPRLIALGLLLVAGGGIGAAALVGSGDDVVPLVVMAADVRRGDVIGDGDLTVIELPASSGVQGMPAADLPSLVGERALMDLPKGAFPLARHVGAEPLPAGQTLVGLRLPIGKLPATELPPGTAVRVVGVGDGTQTTVDAVVARAPSLLDDGTSFALDVRVADAEADLVARLAAGDQVALVLVGGV; from the coding sequence ATGCACAAACCGCAGCGGCCGACGAAGCCTGACCTCACCCCGCCCACCACCCCTCGCCCCGAGACCGTGCAGTTGCGGGCCCGCCGCAGCCCCCGCCTCATCGCGCTGGGTCTGCTCCTGGTCGCCGGGGGCGGCATCGGCGCCGCTGCGTTGGTCGGATCCGGCGACGACGTCGTCCCCCTCGTCGTCATGGCAGCCGACGTGCGACGCGGCGATGTCATCGGCGACGGCGACCTGACCGTCATCGAACTGCCCGCCTCCTCCGGCGTCCAGGGGATGCCGGCAGCGGACCTTCCCTCGCTCGTCGGCGAGCGGGCCCTCATGGATCTGCCCAAGGGAGCCTTCCCGCTGGCCAGGCACGTCGGCGCGGAGCCGCTGCCCGCCGGGCAGACGCTCGTGGGCCTACGGCTGCCGATCGGGAAGCTGCCGGCCACCGAACTGCCGCCCGGCACTGCGGTGCGCGTCGTCGGGGTCGGCGACGGCACGCAGACCACCGTCGACGCCGTCGTGGCGCGGGCCCCCTCGCTGCTCGACGATGGCACGAGCTTCGCCCTCGACGTGCGGGTCGCCGATGCGGAGGCGGACCTGGTGGCTCGGCTCGCCGCTGGCGACCAGGTCGCGCTGGTGCTGGTGGGCGGTGTGTGA
- a CDS encoding CpaF family protein: MSTTDFPPLSGALGRLGLVTDEAAHEPEHGTVPRPARAFAVVTDVDWQLVVSLRREAAELIGRASAEWLESRGRPIPEADRRMQGRAIIRTVVHARAQTLSESGEALWPIELEARYAAAVENAIFGYGRLQPLFEIPDAENIEIHGCDQVMVQYGDGHREAHPPIADTDEELVEAIRFLGETATPPRPFDDLHPTMTLALGDRFRLHAIGFGLSYRPSVVLRQHLLTDVTLADLAEDGMLPGRLARLLQSAVLARKSIVISGDQGAGKTTLLRALIAAIHPSERFGTLETDYELLTHLLDHRQNVLALQARIGMGERDGDSALGSYTVADLIPEALRQNLTRLVVGEVRGAEAGAMFEAMQSGAGTLSTTHSHSAASTIDRLAARVAQGKVMSIDDALRQIAHHINFIVHVTLRDDAWRGGIRHRYVSEVRQLTGSVEGGRPSTHLVYRAATETSPELFQPEAGMAEELAAFDRAERWA, encoded by the coding sequence ATGAGCACCACCGACTTTCCTCCCCTCTCCGGCGCGCTGGGCCGGCTGGGGCTGGTGACCGACGAGGCCGCGCACGAGCCGGAGCATGGGACGGTGCCGCGGCCGGCCAGGGCGTTCGCCGTCGTGACTGACGTCGACTGGCAGCTGGTCGTCAGCCTGCGCCGCGAGGCCGCCGAACTGATCGGACGGGCATCTGCCGAGTGGCTCGAGTCGCGCGGGCGCCCGATCCCCGAGGCCGATCGTCGGATGCAGGGGCGGGCGATCATCCGCACCGTCGTTCACGCCAGGGCCCAGACCCTCAGCGAGTCGGGCGAGGCCCTGTGGCCCATCGAACTGGAGGCGCGCTACGCGGCCGCCGTCGAGAACGCCATCTTCGGCTACGGCCGGCTGCAGCCGCTGTTCGAGATCCCCGACGCCGAGAACATCGAGATCCACGGCTGCGATCAGGTGATGGTCCAGTACGGCGACGGCCACAGGGAGGCCCATCCGCCCATCGCCGACACCGACGAGGAACTCGTCGAGGCCATCCGGTTCCTGGGTGAGACGGCGACGCCCCCGCGCCCGTTCGACGACCTCCACCCGACGATGACTCTCGCCCTCGGCGACCGGTTCCGGCTCCATGCCATCGGCTTTGGACTGTCATACCGGCCGAGTGTGGTGCTCCGGCAGCACCTCCTGACCGATGTCACCCTCGCCGACCTGGCCGAGGACGGCATGCTGCCCGGCCGTCTCGCCCGGCTGCTGCAGTCGGCGGTGCTGGCCCGCAAGTCGATCGTCATCTCGGGCGACCAGGGCGCCGGAAAGACGACGCTGCTGCGGGCGCTCATCGCCGCCATCCATCCGAGCGAGCGGTTCGGCACCCTCGAGACCGACTACGAACTACTGACCCACCTGCTCGACCATCGCCAGAACGTGCTGGCGCTGCAGGCCCGCATCGGGATGGGCGAGCGCGACGGCGACTCCGCACTCGGCTCCTACACCGTCGCCGACCTCATCCCAGAGGCGCTGCGGCAGAACCTGACCCGGCTCGTCGTCGGCGAGGTCCGAGGCGCCGAGGCGGGCGCAATGTTCGAGGCTATGCAGTCCGGGGCGGGCACCTTGTCAACTACCCATTCACACTCCGCCGCCTCCACCATCGACCGCCTCGCCGCCCGGGTAGCCCAGGGCAAGGTCATGTCGATCGACGACGCCCTGAGGCAGATCGCCCACCACATCAACTTCATCGTGCACGTCACCCTCCGCGACGACGCCTGGCGCGGCGGGATCCGGCACCGCTACGTCTCCGAGGTGCGGCAGTTGACCGGCTCGGTCGAGGGCGGTCGCCCCAGCACCCATCTGGTCTACCGGGCCGCGACCGAGACCTCGCCCGAGCTGTTCCAGCCCGAGGCAGGCATGGCCGAGGAGCTGGCCGCGTTCGACAGGGCCGAGCGATGGGCGTGA
- a CDS encoding type II secretion system F family protein, with translation MGVTAAATAGAMVGLGITLILAGMLRRVPPSTAPSTGLWTRAHRWWTTQSLRRRAWFAGALIAGVVTALVGRWPLAVVLVPVLLVVVPLLLTAPPSKEIEVLAGLDRWVRLLATSLSSGRSIRDAILATRRQVPEVLREPVARLCLRLDQRWTLRDALYGTADDLGSADADAVIAALSIAASRGGAGARATLGALSDSIQDRLRALREVSAERAKPRAVVRQVTIITLGVLMTMLLLNPRFFAAYATPVGQAIAAVLAATYLGCLAILRRKTVPPMAPRFLRSSP, from the coding sequence ATGGGCGTGACGGCGGCCGCGACGGCCGGGGCCATGGTCGGGCTGGGGATCACGCTCATCCTGGCCGGCATGCTGCGGAGGGTCCCGCCGTCCACAGCGCCATCCACAGGCCTGTGGACAAGGGCGCATCGGTGGTGGACAACTCAGTCCCTGCGCCGGCGCGCCTGGTTCGCCGGCGCGTTGATCGCCGGTGTGGTGACGGCCCTCGTGGGCCGGTGGCCGCTGGCTGTCGTGCTGGTGCCGGTGCTGCTCGTGGTGGTGCCGCTCCTGCTGACGGCGCCCCCGAGCAAGGAGATCGAGGTGCTCGCCGGCCTCGACCGCTGGGTGCGGTTGTTGGCGACGTCGCTGTCGTCGGGCCGGTCGATCCGCGACGCGATCCTCGCCACCCGGCGCCAGGTGCCCGAGGTGCTGCGCGAGCCCGTCGCCCGGCTGTGCCTGCGGCTCGACCAGCGCTGGACCCTGCGCGACGCCCTCTACGGCACGGCCGACGACCTCGGATCGGCTGACGCCGACGCCGTCATCGCGGCGCTCAGCATCGCAGCCTCACGGGGCGGCGCGGGCGCCCGGGCGACACTCGGCGCCCTGTCCGACTCCATCCAGGACCGGCTGCGGGCGCTGCGGGAGGTGTCGGCCGAGCGGGCGAAGCCGCGGGCGGTGGTGCGGCAGGTCACGATCATCACGCTGGGTGTCCTGATGACGATGCTCCTGCTGAACCCGCGGTTCTTCGCCGCCTACGCGACCCCCGTGGGGCAGGCGATCGCGGCCGTGCTGGCCGCCACCTACCTCGGCTGCCTGGCGATCCTCCGCCGCAAGACGGTGCCGCCGATGGCGCCGAGGTTCCTCCGGAGCTCGCCATGA